The Streptomyces sp. NBC_00344 genome includes a window with the following:
- a CDS encoding GvpL/GvpF family gas vesicle protein — protein MSTYIYAVTTADHPLRLSDIAGIGEPPSALRVVRTKDLSAVVSDAPPDLRAKRRDLVAHQTVLDGLLTDGPALPMRFGLVGPDDDQVIAVLEQQRDAYLGRLKEVDGCLEYNLKVARDEQDLLLEIANERDEVRELSERTRNNPGARDEMVALGELISHEVQVRQERASEEIVARLTPASVSVAVGEPTRTHFLNVSFLIKRDEGAAFSQAVHEEAESRGDAWTLSLNGPLPPYSFV, from the coding sequence GTGTCCACCTACATATACGCCGTCACCACGGCCGATCACCCGTTGCGTCTCAGTGACATCGCAGGCATCGGAGAACCGCCGTCGGCGCTGCGCGTCGTGCGGACGAAGGATCTCAGCGCGGTCGTGAGCGACGCACCCCCGGATCTGCGCGCCAAGCGGCGTGATCTCGTGGCGCACCAGACCGTGCTGGACGGGTTGCTGACCGACGGCCCCGCGCTGCCGATGCGCTTCGGTCTGGTGGGACCCGACGACGATCAGGTGATCGCCGTCCTGGAGCAGCAGCGTGACGCCTACCTGGGCCGGCTGAAGGAGGTCGACGGGTGCCTCGAGTACAACCTGAAGGTCGCCCGCGACGAGCAGGACCTGCTGCTGGAGATCGCCAACGAGCGTGACGAGGTGCGTGAGCTGAGCGAGCGCACCCGCAACAACCCGGGGGCCCGCGACGAGATGGTGGCCCTGGGCGAGTTGATCTCGCACGAAGTCCAGGTCCGTCAGGAACGGGCCTCCGAGGAGATCGTGGCGCGGCTGACGCCCGCTTCGGTGAGTGTCGCGGTCGGTGAGCCGACCAGGACGCACTTCCTGAACGTGTCCTTCCTCATCAAGCGTGACGAGGGGGCCGCTTTCTCCCAGGCCGTCCACGAAGAGGCGGAGTCGCGGGGCGACGCGTGGACGCTCTCACTGAACGGACCACTGCCGCCCTACAGCTTCGTCTGA
- a CDS encoding CDGSH iron-sulfur domain-containing protein, producing MPNSPDRARRVTIDGSGPLLVEGPVEVVGDDGSVSVSTRFVVAICVCRRSRTYPWCDTSHRRRVPRGSQKAPDIAPRGRNEETTNEEKGTG from the coding sequence GTGCCGAACAGCCCTGACCGCGCCCGCCGCGTCACGATCGACGGCAGCGGCCCGCTTCTGGTGGAGGGCCCGGTGGAGGTGGTCGGCGATGACGGGTCCGTCTCCGTCTCGACCCGCTTCGTCGTCGCCATCTGCGTCTGCCGCAGGAGCCGTACCTACCCGTGGTGCGACACCAGCCACCGCCGGCGCGTACCACGCGGATCGCAGAAAGCGCCGGACATCGCTCCCCGCGGAAGGAACGAGGAGACGACGAACGAGGAGAAGGGGACCGGCTGA
- a CDS encoding HemK2/MTQ2 family protein methyltransferase, which yields MSTTVPMLTGPPRIRTLPGVYIPQHDTHLLLGALRREESVFGTDLLDIGTGSGVLAVQAARMGARVTAVDVALRAVLTTRLNAALARQRIAVHRSDLTASAPDRSYDVVVSNPPYVPAPHTRPHGQGAARAWDAGPDGRAVVDRICDAAPALLRSGGVLLMVHSGLCGAGATVRRLEEAGLRANVSDRALVPFGPVLLSRLPWLRRQSLLEDGADKEELVVIRAEQP from the coding sequence ATGTCAACGACCGTGCCGATGCTGACCGGTCCCCCGCGCATCAGAACCCTGCCCGGCGTCTACATCCCGCAGCACGACACACATCTGCTGCTCGGCGCTCTCCGCCGGGAGGAGAGCGTCTTCGGTACCGATCTGCTCGACATCGGCACGGGCAGCGGCGTGCTGGCGGTGCAGGCGGCGCGCATGGGGGCCCGTGTGACGGCCGTGGACGTGGCCCTGCGGGCCGTGCTGACCACCCGCCTCAACGCCGCGCTCGCCCGGCAGCGCATAGCCGTCCACCGGAGCGATCTGACTGCTTCGGCCCCGGACCGGTCCTACGACGTGGTGGTCAGCAACCCGCCGTACGTACCCGCACCCCACACCCGGCCGCACGGACAGGGCGCGGCACGCGCCTGGGACGCCGGGCCCGACGGCCGGGCGGTTGTGGACCGCATCTGCGACGCGGCGCCCGCGCTGCTGCGGTCCGGCGGTGTGCTGCTCATGGTTCATTCCGGTCTGTGCGGCGCAGGAGCGACGGTGCGCCGCCTGGAAGAGGCCGGCCTGCGGGCGAACGTGAGCGACCGGGCACTCGTTCCCTTCGGACCGGTGCTGCTCTCACGGCTGCCGTGGCTGCGCCGGCAGTCACTTCTGGAGGACGGCGCCGACAAGGAGGAGTTGGTGGTCATCCGTGCCGAACAGCCCTGA
- a CDS encoding zinc ribbon domain-containing protein has translation MNAAHADQIRLLDVQSLDVRLSQLAHKRKSLPEHAEIDSLTKDLTQLRDLRVAVQTEESDTAREQTKAEQDVDQVRQRSVRDQQRLDSGAVSSPKDLENLQREIASLAKRQGDLEDVVLEVMERRESAQERAAELTERVASVEGKAEDATARRDTAAGEIDRETATLTKEREVVAGSVPADLLKLYEKLREQQGGVGAARLYQRRCEGCRLELNITEVNEVKAASPDTVLRCENCRRILVRTADSGI, from the coding sequence CTGAACGCCGCGCACGCCGACCAGATCCGACTTCTCGACGTCCAGTCCCTCGACGTACGGCTGTCGCAGCTCGCCCACAAGCGCAAGTCGCTTCCCGAGCACGCCGAGATCGACTCCCTGACCAAGGACCTCACCCAGCTGCGGGACCTGCGCGTGGCCGTGCAGACGGAGGAGAGCGACACCGCCCGCGAGCAGACCAAGGCCGAGCAGGACGTCGACCAGGTCCGCCAGCGCTCCGTCCGGGACCAGCAGCGGCTGGACTCCGGTGCGGTCAGCTCGCCCAAGGATCTGGAGAACCTGCAGCGCGAGATCGCCTCGCTCGCCAAGCGCCAGGGTGACCTGGAGGACGTCGTCCTCGAAGTCATGGAGCGCCGCGAGTCCGCGCAGGAGCGGGCCGCCGAACTCACCGAGCGGGTCGCGTCGGTGGAGGGCAAGGCCGAGGACGCGACCGCCCGTCGTGACACCGCGGCCGGGGAGATCGACCGGGAGACCGCCACCCTCACCAAGGAGCGAGAGGTCGTGGCCGGATCCGTCCCCGCCGACCTGCTGAAGCTCTACGAGAAGCTGCGCGAGCAGCAGGGCGGCGTGGGCGCTGCCCGGCTCTACCAGCGGCGCTGCGAGGGATGCCGTCTCGAGCTCAACATCACCGAGGTCAACGAGGTCAAGGCCGCCTCCCCGGACACGGTGCTGCGGTGCGAGAACTGCCGCCGCATTCTGGTGCGTACGGCCGACTCGGGCATCTGA
- a CDS encoding iron-containing redox enzyme family protein codes for MAPCHDSRCTAARLPDPRGELSAAVVSALRSGGPHRLPDPATAPEDPFGDDLQLALYVLYELHYQGFEGVDGECEWDPGLLGLRGVLEERFLSALRTGVPGAPTVDEAMSGLLVEPAGDDGTSVSHYLASEGTLRQLREYAALRSLYHLKEADPHAWVIPRLHGRAKAAMVAVEFDEFGAGRAESVHARLFGELMDDLELDTSYGHYLDASPAELLATVNLMSLFGLHRALRGALVGHFAAVEVTSSPGSRRLASALRRTGAGPAAARFYDEHVEADAVHEQVVRRDVIGGLLSCEPHLEPDVAFGVEATGLLEDRLAGKLLPAWRTNGSALRGPPATG; via the coding sequence ATGGCCCCCTGCCACGATTCACGGTGCACCGCGGCGCGGCTTCCGGACCCGCGGGGCGAGCTGTCGGCCGCCGTCGTCTCGGCGCTGCGCTCCGGGGGCCCGCACCGGTTGCCGGATCCGGCAACCGCTCCCGAGGACCCCTTCGGCGACGACCTCCAGCTCGCCCTGTATGTCCTGTACGAGCTGCACTATCAGGGCTTCGAAGGTGTGGACGGCGAATGCGAGTGGGACCCCGGACTGCTGGGACTGCGAGGCGTTCTGGAGGAACGGTTCCTGAGTGCTCTGCGCACCGGGGTCCCCGGCGCGCCCACCGTGGACGAAGCCATGTCGGGCCTGCTGGTCGAGCCCGCCGGGGACGACGGAACGAGTGTCAGCCACTACCTGGCGAGCGAGGGGACCCTCCGGCAGCTGAGGGAGTACGCGGCGCTGCGCTCCCTCTACCACCTCAAGGAGGCCGACCCGCACGCCTGGGTCATTCCCCGTCTGCACGGCCGGGCGAAGGCCGCCATGGTGGCTGTCGAGTTCGATGAATTCGGTGCCGGAAGGGCGGAATCGGTCCACGCCCGGCTCTTCGGCGAGCTCATGGACGACCTGGAACTGGACACGTCCTACGGGCACTATCTCGACGCCTCGCCCGCCGAACTGCTCGCCACGGTCAATCTGATGTCGCTGTTCGGTCTGCACCGGGCGCTCCGGGGGGCGCTCGTCGGTCACTTCGCGGCCGTCGAGGTGACCTCGTCACCGGGCTCCCGCCGGCTTGCCTCCGCTCTTCGCCGTACCGGCGCGGGGCCTGCCGCCGCGAGGTTCTACGACGAACACGTCGAAGCCGACGCGGTGCACGAGCAGGTGGTCCGCCGCGACGTCATCGGCGGCCTGCTCAGCTGCGAGCCGCACCTGGAACCCGACGTCGCGTTCGGTGTCGAAGCCACCGGACTGCTGGAGGACCGGCTCGCCGGGAAGTTGCTGCCCGCCTGGCGGACGAACGGCAGCGCCCTGCGCGGACCGCCGGCCACCGGCTGA
- the yaaA gene encoding peroxide stress protein YaaA, translating into MLVLLPPSEGKAASGSGAPLKPESLSLPGLAAARAAVLDELIELCAADGEKARIVLGLSEGLRGEVAKNTGLRTAGARPAGQIYTGVLYDALDLPSLDPAARRRAGKALLVFSGLWGAVRIGDRIPSYRCSMGVKLPGLGALGAHWRGPMATVLPEAAGSGLVLDLRSSAYAAAWKPRGEVADRTASVRVLHAPTRKVVSHFNKATKGRMVRDLLLAGAAPAGPAELVVALRDLGYQVEASAPGKAGKPWELDVLVTEIH; encoded by the coding sequence GTGCTCGTGCTCTTGCCGCCGTCCGAGGGAAAGGCCGCGAGCGGCTCAGGTGCCCCGCTGAAGCCGGAGTCGCTGTCCCTGCCGGGGCTGGCCGCCGCACGGGCCGCGGTGCTCGACGAGCTGATCGAACTGTGCGCGGCGGACGGGGAGAAGGCCCGGATCGTCCTGGGACTGAGCGAGGGCCTGCGCGGCGAGGTCGCCAAGAACACCGGGCTGCGCACGGCCGGCGCCCGTCCTGCCGGGCAGATCTACACCGGTGTGCTGTACGACGCGCTGGATCTCCCCTCGCTGGACCCGGCCGCGCGGCGCAGGGCAGGGAAGGCGCTGCTGGTCTTCTCCGGGCTGTGGGGCGCGGTGCGGATCGGTGACCGTATCCCCTCCTACCGCTGCTCGATGGGGGTCAAGCTGCCGGGTCTCGGTGCGCTGGGGGCACACTGGCGCGGCCCGATGGCCACCGTGCTCCCGGAGGCGGCGGGCTCCGGCCTGGTCCTCGATCTGCGGTCGTCGGCGTATGCGGCGGCCTGGAAGCCCCGGGGTGAAGTAGCGGACCGTACGGCGTCGGTGCGGGTTCTGCATGCGCCGACCCGGAAGGTGGTCAGCCACTTCAACAAGGCGACCAAGGGACGGATGGTCCGGGACCTGCTGCTGGCGGGCGCCGCTCCGGCCGGTCCGGCCGAGCTCGTCGTGGCGTTGCGGGACCTCGGCTACCAGGTGGAGGCATCCGCCCCGGGCAAGGCCGGGAAACCGTGGGAGCTGGATGTGCTGGTGACGGAGATCCACTGA
- a CDS encoding bifunctional RNase H/acid phosphatase, with the protein MRRFVVEADGGSRGNPGPAGYGAVVLDPVTGETLAEAAEYLGVATNNVAEYRGLIAGLRAARALDPSAAVRVRMDSKLVVEQMSGRWQIKHPDMKPLAAEAASVLPRDRVSYEWIPRAQNKHADRLANEAMDAGKQGRQWAPPGSVPEPAAPVAARPDAASPTVGWSAPADLGNPATFVLLRHGETALTPEKRFSGSGGTDPELSATGLEQAERAAAAFAERGTIQAVVSSPLRRCRETAGAVAARLGLDVRIEDGLRETDFGAWEGLTFGEVRERYTDDLNAWLASPRTAPTGGGESFTTVARRVAGARDRLTARYAGRTVLLVTHVTPIKTLVRLALGAPPESLFRMELSAASVSTVAYFADGNASVRLLNDTSHLR; encoded by the coding sequence ATGCGCAGGTTCGTCGTCGAGGCCGACGGCGGATCCCGGGGCAACCCGGGGCCTGCCGGCTACGGCGCGGTCGTGCTCGACCCGGTCACCGGGGAGACGCTGGCCGAGGCCGCTGAGTATCTCGGTGTCGCCACGAACAACGTTGCCGAGTACCGGGGGCTGATCGCGGGGCTGCGTGCCGCCCGGGCGCTGGACCCCTCGGCCGCCGTCCGGGTCCGGATGGACTCCAAGCTCGTTGTCGAGCAGATGTCCGGGCGCTGGCAGATCAAGCACCCGGACATGAAGCCGCTCGCGGCGGAGGCGGCCTCGGTGCTGCCGCGGGACCGGGTCAGCTATGAGTGGATACCGCGTGCGCAGAACAAGCACGCGGACCGGCTCGCGAACGAGGCGATGGACGCGGGCAAGCAGGGCAGGCAGTGGGCGCCTCCGGGCTCCGTGCCGGAGCCCGCGGCGCCGGTTGCCGCCCGGCCCGACGCTGCCTCACCGACCGTGGGGTGGTCAGCCCCCGCCGACCTCGGCAACCCTGCGACATTCGTCCTGCTGCGCCACGGCGAGACCGCCCTCACTCCGGAGAAACGCTTCTCAGGAAGCGGTGGCACGGACCCCGAACTCTCGGCCACGGGCCTGGAGCAGGCCGAGCGGGCCGCCGCGGCTTTCGCCGAACGCGGCACCATCCAGGCGGTGGTCTCGTCGCCGCTGCGCCGCTGCCGTGAGACGGCCGGCGCGGTAGCCGCCCGCCTGGGTCTGGACGTCCGGATCGAGGACGGGCTCCGCGAGACGGATTTCGGCGCCTGGGAGGGGCTGACGTTCGGTGAGGTCCGCGAGCGGTACACCGACGACCTGAACGCCTGGCTGGCCTCCCCGCGGACCGCGCCGACGGGTGGCGGCGAGAGCTTCACCACGGTCGCCCGCCGGGTCGCCGGCGCCCGCGACCGGCTGACCGCCAGGTACGCGGGGCGGACGGTTCTGCTGGTCACCCATGTCACGCCGATCAAGACGCTGGTCCGGCTGGCGCTCGGGGCGCCGCCCGAATCGCTCTTCCGGATGGAGCTGTCGGCCGCGTCCGTCTCGACGGTTGCCTACTTCGCGGACGGCAACGCGTCGGTACGGCTGCTGAACGACACATCGCATCTGCGCTGA
- a CDS encoding SRPBCC family protein produces the protein MSDSAFSRLKSEVAQNPATDRLKDELQNYARARAEHAVTTLGHKLGESVSKLADPGAGVGGLAGSLAKGGKALSEGKSPAQAALSAGGAHLKDTLKEKVKGMFGKGRKGGGGKSKSVTIVEDIDVGVPVREAYDQWTQFQEFSTFAKGVVSVDKADDTSTNWKVKVAKSTRSWKANVTEQVPDERITWTTEGAKGTVKGVVTFHRITDNLTRVLLVLEYFPKGLFEKTGNIWRAQGRRARLDLKLYRKFIMMRGEATDGWRGEIRDGEVVVEHDEAVEEEEARAEEEEREGADASGEAEDAGDEEEPDEGFSDADGELDEEYEDEEQIPEEDEPEDEPEEDEPEDDELSDEQDAEYRDEEDIPAEDEAEGDPQDEDAEAGDEPRGTEEDEGEEEEEEDQPVRRSRRRTASARR, from the coding sequence GTGAGTGACTCCGCTTTCAGCAGGCTGAAGAGCGAGGTGGCGCAGAACCCCGCCACCGACCGGCTCAAGGACGAACTGCAGAACTATGCGCGGGCCCGGGCCGAGCACGCCGTCACCACGCTCGGACACAAGCTCGGCGAGAGCGTCAGCAAGCTTGCCGACCCGGGAGCGGGTGTGGGCGGACTCGCGGGCAGCCTGGCCAAGGGCGGCAAGGCGCTCAGTGAGGGCAAGTCCCCGGCGCAGGCCGCCCTGTCCGCAGGCGGCGCCCACCTCAAGGACACCCTCAAGGAAAAGGTCAAGGGCATGTTCGGCAAGGGCCGAAAGGGCGGCGGGGGCAAGTCCAAGAGCGTGACGATCGTCGAGGACATCGATGTGGGTGTCCCCGTGCGTGAGGCGTACGACCAGTGGACGCAGTTCCAGGAGTTCAGCACCTTCGCCAAGGGCGTCGTGAGTGTCGACAAGGCGGACGACACCAGCACCAACTGGAAGGTGAAGGTCGCCAAGTCCACCCGCAGCTGGAAGGCGAACGTCACCGAGCAGGTGCCGGACGAGCGGATCACCTGGACCACCGAAGGCGCGAAGGGCACCGTCAAGGGTGTGGTGACCTTCCACCGCATCACCGACAACCTGACGCGGGTCCTGCTCGTTCTCGAGTACTTCCCCAAGGGCCTTTTCGAGAAGACCGGCAACATCTGGCGGGCCCAGGGCCGCCGCGCCCGGCTGGACCTCAAGCTCTACCGGAAGTTCATCATGATGCGCGGCGAGGCCACCGACGGCTGGCGCGGCGAGATCCGGGACGGCGAGGTCGTCGTGGAGCACGACGAAGCCGTGGAAGAAGAAGAGGCCCGCGCCGAGGAGGAGGAGCGGGAAGGCGCCGACGCCTCCGGGGAGGCCGAGGACGCAGGGGACGAAGAGGAGCCTGACGAGGGGTTCTCCGATGCGGACGGCGAACTCGACGAGGAGTACGAGGACGAGGAGCAGATCCCCGAGGAGGACGAGCCCGAGGACGAGCCCGAAGAGGACGAGCCGGAGGACGACGAACTCAGCGACGAGCAGGACGCCGAGTACCGCGACGAGGAGGACATCCCCGCTGAGGACGAGGCCGAGGGCGACCCGCAGGACGAGGACGCCGAGGCCGGGGACGAGCCCCGGGGCACCGAAGAGGACGAGGGTGAAGAGGAAGAGGAAGAAGACCAGCCGGTTCGCCGTTCCCGGCGCCGTACCGCCTCGGCCCGTCGCTGA
- a CDS encoding gas vesicle protein GvpG, which produces MGLITNILTLPLAPLRGTAWVIDQVLVTAEREYYDPEPVRGELAALEKDLLSGRIGEDEFDRREDELLDRLEWLEANQRRLRTNS; this is translated from the coding sequence ATGGGACTCATCACGAACATCCTGACCTTGCCGCTGGCTCCGTTGCGCGGCACCGCCTGGGTCATCGACCAGGTGCTGGTGACCGCGGAGCGGGAGTACTACGACCCGGAACCCGTACGCGGTGAACTGGCGGCGCTCGAGAAGGACCTGCTGAGCGGCCGCATCGGAGAGGACGAGTTCGACCGCCGTGAGGACGAGTTGCTGGACAGGCTGGAATGGCTCGAAGCCAACCAGCGGCGCCTGCGGACCAATTCCTGA
- a CDS encoding Nif3-like dinuclear metal center hexameric protein has translation MPRLSEVIAALDALWPPERAESWDAVGTVCGDPDADITRVLFAVDPVQEIADEAVKLGAQLIVTHHPLYLRGTTTVAASTFRGRVVHTLIKQDIALHVAHTNADTADPGVSDALAGALDLRIVGPLVPDPADPHGRRGLGRVCELDHPVPLREFAARAAARLPATAQGIRVAGDPDALVRRIAVSGGSGDSLFDQVRASGVDVFLTADLRHHPVSDAVHHSALGLVDAAHWATEWPWCTQAAAQLDEISERNGWGLRTHVSRTVTDPWTAHAASTRTDHSGAPN, from the coding sequence GTGCCCCGTCTGTCTGAAGTCATCGCCGCACTCGACGCCCTCTGGCCCCCCGAGCGGGCCGAATCCTGGGACGCCGTGGGCACGGTCTGCGGTGATCCGGACGCGGACATCACCAGGGTGCTCTTCGCCGTCGACCCCGTGCAGGAGATCGCCGACGAGGCGGTGAAGCTGGGTGCCCAGCTGATCGTCACCCACCACCCGCTCTATCTGCGCGGTACGACGACGGTCGCGGCGTCCACCTTCAGGGGCCGGGTCGTGCACACACTGATCAAGCAGGACATCGCCCTGCATGTCGCTCACACCAACGCGGACACCGCGGACCCCGGTGTCTCAGACGCGCTCGCCGGAGCACTTGACCTCCGGATCGTGGGGCCGCTCGTCCCCGACCCGGCCGACCCGCACGGGCGCCGCGGTCTCGGCCGGGTGTGTGAGCTCGACCACCCCGTACCGCTGCGTGAATTCGCCGCACGGGCGGCGGCGCGGCTGCCGGCGACCGCGCAGGGCATCCGGGTCGCCGGCGACCCGGATGCCCTGGTCCGCCGGATCGCGGTCAGCGGAGGATCGGGCGACAGCCTCTTCGACCAGGTACGCGCGTCCGGGGTCGATGTCTTCCTCACCGCCGACCTGCGCCACCACCCGGTGTCCGACGCGGTGCACCACTCGGCTCTCGGCCTGGTCGACGCGGCGCACTGGGCCACCGAGTGGCCCTGGTGCACCCAGGCCGCCGCTCAGCTCGACGAGATTTCCGAACGGAACGGATGGGGTCTGCGCACCCACGTTTCCCGTACGGTCACAGACCCCTGGACCGCCCACGCGGCGTCCACCCGAACCGATCATTCTGGAGCCCCCAACTGA
- the eda gene encoding bifunctional 4-hydroxy-2-oxoglutarate aldolase/2-dehydro-3-deoxy-phosphogluconate aldolase, translated as MTSVLDLAPVVPVVVIDDAADAVPLARALVSGGLPAIEVTLRTPAALDAIRAISAEVPDAVVGAGTVLTPDAVTGSVAAGSRFLVSPGWSERLIGSMRDSGVPFLPGVSTTSEVVTLLERGITELKFFPAEAAGGTAYLKSLGGPLPQARFCPTGGISAASAPSYLALPNVGCVGGSWMLPPDAIAARDWDRVEELARVAAGLRAV; from the coding sequence ATGACTTCCGTGCTTGACCTCGCCCCCGTCGTTCCTGTTGTCGTCATCGACGATGCCGCCGATGCCGTACCGCTGGCGCGGGCGCTGGTCTCGGGCGGGCTGCCGGCGATCGAGGTGACGCTGCGGACCCCCGCGGCGCTCGACGCGATCCGGGCGATCTCGGCCGAGGTGCCGGACGCGGTGGTCGGCGCGGGCACGGTACTCACGCCCGACGCGGTGACCGGCTCCGTCGCCGCGGGGTCACGGTTCCTGGTCAGCCCCGGATGGTCGGAGCGACTGATCGGCTCGATGCGGGACTCCGGAGTGCCGTTCCTGCCGGGCGTCTCCACCACATCGGAGGTCGTGACGCTCCTGGAGCGCGGGATCACCGAGCTGAAGTTCTTCCCCGCCGAGGCGGCGGGCGGCACGGCCTATCTGAAGTCCCTCGGCGGACCGCTGCCGCAGGCCCGGTTCTGCCCCACGGGCGGAATCTCCGCGGCATCGGCGCCGTCGTATCTCGCGCTGCCGAACGTCGGGTGCGTCGGCGGTAGCTGGATGCTGCCGCCCGACGCCATCGCCGCCCGCGACTGGGACCGGGTCGAGGAGCTCGCACGGGTCGCCGCCGGGCTCCGGGCCGTGTGA
- a CDS encoding gas vesicle protein GvpO, with translation MMATTDSKDGKSSRERLDVPTAMRRAAGQLAQMLQCEPSSVSALKATDDGWSADVEVVELEKVPDTASVMATYRVSLDLEGQLVGYERIRRYAKGQIDR, from the coding sequence ATGATGGCAACGACCGACAGTAAAGACGGCAAGAGCAGCCGCGAGCGCCTTGATGTTCCCACGGCCATGCGGCGCGCTGCCGGCCAGCTTGCGCAAATGCTGCAATGTGAGCCCAGTTCCGTCTCTGCGCTGAAAGCGACGGACGACGGCTGGTCGGCCGACGTCGAAGTCGTGGAGCTCGAGAAGGTCCCCGACACCGCAAGCGTAATGGCCACCTATCGGGTTTCCCTCGATCTGGAAGGCCAACTCGTGGGATACGAGCGAATTCGCCGTTACGCGAAGGGGCAGATCGACCGCTGA
- a CDS encoding gas vesicle structural protein GvpA gives MSIVQQSNSSNNTGGGSGNLYDVLELILDRGLVIDAFVRVSLVGIEILKIDVRVVVASVDTYLRFAEACNRLDLESGRKAPSQLTDLVGDMTENGAKGKSKGALTGAVEAFSESLQKGRDDSEEKEERPARKTTSSSRRSSSRREE, from the coding sequence ATGAGTATTGTCCAGCAGTCGAACTCGTCGAACAACACAGGTGGGGGCTCGGGAAATCTCTACGATGTCCTGGAGCTCATTCTCGACCGAGGTCTCGTCATCGATGCCTTCGTCCGGGTCTCTCTCGTCGGTATCGAGATACTCAAGATCGACGTCCGTGTGGTGGTCGCCAGTGTCGACACCTACCTGCGGTTCGCCGAGGCGTGCAACCGGCTCGACCTGGAGTCCGGGCGCAAGGCGCCGAGCCAGCTCACCGATCTCGTCGGCGACATGACCGAGAACGGCGCGAAGGGCAAGTCCAAGGGCGCGCTGACCGGCGCTGTCGAGGCGTTCAGCGAGTCCCTGCAGAAGGGCCGGGACGACTCCGAGGAGAAGGAGGAGCGCCCCGCGCGCAAGACCACTTCGAGCAGCCGCCGCAGCTCGAGCCGCCGAGAGGAGTAG
- a CDS encoding GNAT family N-acetyltransferase, whose amino-acid sequence MITGRLIRLRPAVRADLRRFREILAAPEVARWWGDPDEQAEEACAPPDDIRSYAIEYAGVCVGIIQSCEENTPGYRHAGIDIAVHPGRQRQGIGADAVHTLARHLLDVRGHHRLTIDPATDNEAAISLYRSLGFRPVGVMRQYERRRDGSFHDGLLMDLLRDELRSPEPR is encoded by the coding sequence ATCATTACAGGACGGCTCATCCGTCTGCGTCCCGCCGTGCGGGCGGACCTCCGGCGCTTCCGGGAGATCCTGGCGGCTCCCGAGGTCGCCCGCTGGTGGGGCGACCCGGACGAGCAGGCCGAGGAGGCCTGCGCGCCGCCCGACGACATCCGCAGCTACGCCATCGAGTACGCGGGGGTCTGCGTCGGCATCATCCAGTCCTGCGAGGAGAACACACCCGGATACCGGCACGCCGGGATCGACATCGCCGTCCACCCAGGCCGGCAGCGGCAGGGCATCGGCGCCGACGCCGTTCACACCCTGGCCCGCCATCTGCTGGACGTGCGGGGCCACCACCGCCTCACCATCGACCCGGCGACCGACAACGAGGCCGCGATCAGCCTCTACCGGAGTCTCGGTTTCCGTCCGGTCGGCGTCATGCGCCAGTACGAGCGGCGCCGGGACGGCAGCTTCCACGACGGGCTGCTGATGGACCTGCTGCGCGACGAACTCCGGTCCCCCGAGCCACGCTGA
- a CDS encoding gas vesicle protein — translation MSDSLAGRMGTSSGASPYGQQGSSANLADILERVLDKGIVIAGDIQINLLDIELLTIKLRLLVASVDKAKEMGIDWWEHDPSLSSRARSPQQVTTGRDTADADPLAQENARLKAELAELRAAAGLPAARETAETADDTGSGEKKQ, via the coding sequence GTGTCCGATTCACTGGCCGGCCGTATGGGGACCTCCTCCGGGGCGTCCCCGTACGGCCAGCAAGGGTCCTCCGCCAACCTCGCCGACATCCTTGAGCGGGTCCTGGACAAGGGCATCGTCATAGCGGGTGACATCCAGATCAACCTGCTGGACATCGAGCTGCTGACGATCAAGCTCAGGCTTCTGGTCGCTTCCGTGGACAAGGCCAAGGAGATGGGCATCGACTGGTGGGAGCACGACCCCTCCCTCTCCTCCCGCGCCCGTTCACCCCAGCAGGTCACCACCGGCCGGGACACCGCGGACGCTGATCCGCTGGCGCAGGAGAACGCCCGTCTCAAGGCGGAACTGGCCGAACTGCGCGCGGCGGCGGGCCTTCCCGCCGCCCGGGAGACAGCGGAGACGGCCGACGACACCGGCAGCGGGGAGAAGAAGCAGTGA